Proteins encoded together in one Bacteroidetes Order II. bacterium window:
- the modA gene encoding molybdate ABC transporter substrate-binding protein produces the protein MKIIHYCFISSLVWGAGCIPKTPSPLTVSAAASLADVMTALASAYSKEAPHQAIRLNLGGSGLLARQIEAGAKADLFISADVSWVRYLAKIKKITIVDTSSIGNSLVVFVHTKGMTLQHAKRIVLADPRSVPAGRYAKMALSCMGHWTALSPKMIPVQDVKAVVRTLQLRAADVGFAYATDVLPHLIRIPYPSENCLPKIRYGIAATKDGLGFAQFLLSDEAKKIWKKYGFNV, from the coding sequence ATGAAGATTATCCATTATTGCTTTATATCGAGTTTAGTGTGGGGAGCAGGGTGTATCCCAAAAACACCATCGCCCTTAACCGTTTCGGCAGCGGCTTCTCTTGCCGACGTGATGACAGCGTTGGCTTCGGCATACAGCAAAGAAGCCCCGCATCAAGCCATCCGGTTAAATTTGGGCGGGAGCGGTCTTTTGGCGCGGCAGATAGAGGCCGGTGCAAAAGCAGATTTATTTATCTCGGCAGATGTGAGTTGGGTGCGTTATCTGGCGAAAATAAAAAAAATAACGATAGTTGATACCAGTTCGATCGGAAATTCCTTGGTAGTCTTTGTTCACACCAAGGGCATGACCCTTCAACATGCCAAGCGCATTGTCCTTGCAGACCCCAGGTCGGTTCCTGCGGGCCGTTACGCAAAAATGGCCTTGTCGTGTATGGGCCACTGGACCGCTCTTTCCCCCAAAATGATTCCGGTGCAAGACGTAAAAGCGGTCGTTCGCACCTTGCAACTCCGTGCGGCGGACGTCGGTTTTGCCTATGCTACCGACGTACTCCCCCATTTGATCCGAATACCGTACCCCTCAGAAAACTGTTTACCCAAGATCCGGTATGGCATTGCGGCAACCAAAGACGGTTTGGGTTTTGCACAGTTCCTTTTGTCGGACGAAGCGAAAAAAATCTGGAAGAAATATGGGTTTAACGTATGA
- a CDS encoding ABC transporter permease subunit, with the protein MIDNDLSSVILRSLWVASMAVGVGVIPAVFWAFRMSRKHNLFWVVMEYFLYVPMVFPPVVIGWWLLQIKFLQFNIWGAVVAACVVAFPLLTQTMRAAFDQIDPSLEDAMRVDGGGKWPIFRYLYLPLGLPGMLAGAVLAFARALGEFGATMVVAGNIPGETETLSLAIYASLQRPNGEMFLYPLLFACSLLSVAAVLVHALLRQLTRKRLGQM; encoded by the coding sequence ATGATAGATAATGACTTGTCTTCGGTCATACTGCGTTCATTATGGGTGGCTTCTATGGCGGTAGGAGTGGGGGTGATTCCGGCGGTTTTCTGGGCCTTTCGGATGTCGCGCAAACACAATCTCTTCTGGGTGGTGATGGAATATTTTTTATATGTTCCAATGGTCTTTCCTCCGGTGGTCATTGGATGGTGGCTACTACAAATAAAATTTTTACAGTTTAATATTTGGGGGGCAGTGGTGGCCGCCTGTGTGGTTGCTTTTCCGTTATTAACCCAAACCATGCGGGCGGCCTTCGACCAAATAGACCCTTCATTAGAAGATGCCATGCGGGTGGATGGCGGGGGAAAATGGCCTATTTTTCGTTATTTATACCTTCCACTTGGATTGCCCGGTATGCTCGCAGGGGCGGTTTTGGCCTTTGCACGTGCCCTGGGCGAATTTGGTGCAACGATGGTGGTGGCAGGCAATATTCCCGGAGAGACCGAAACCCTGTCTCTGGCAATATATGCAAGTCTTCAACGGCCCAATGGAGAGATGTTTTTGTATCCGTTATTGTTTGCTTGTTCCCTGCTGTCTGTCGCAGCCGTATTGGTTCATGCCTTACTCCGGCAACTTACACGAAAACGATTGGGACAGATGTAA